The Dehalococcoidales bacterium sequence CGGTGCGGGACGTGGTTTCTGCTCGGGTGCCGATGTCTCCATGATGGCCGGCGGTGGTGCCTCCGGCGGTCCCCAGGTCTCGCGATATCAGCGCCTCCAGGTGACTGGATGGCCTCACGCTGACGTCTTCCCCCACCTGGACAAACCCGTAATCGCGGCCATAAACGGCCCCTGCGTGGGAGGTGGTCTCTCACTGGCCCTGAGCTGTGATATCCGTGTAGCCGCAGAGAATGCCTTCTTCAGCGTTGCCCAGGTGTCCCGGGCTCTTGTCCCGGACTTCGGCCTGACCTACTACCTGCCGCTGGCAGTCGGTCTCTCCAAGGCCATGGAGCTGATGTTCACCGCGGAGAGGTTCACCGCTGCCGATGCCAGGGAGTTCGGAATGGTAAGCCAGGTGGTGCCACCCGACGAGCTGATGAATGCCGCCAACGAGTTAGCCGCCAAGATTGCCGCACAGGCTCCAGTATCCGTTAGCCTGACCAAGAGGATGGTATGGCGCAGCATGTTTGACAGCCTTGACCGGCAACTCGACCTGGAGACGTGGGCGACACGGATAGCCTCCCAGACTGAGGACCACCGCGAGAGCGTACGCGCCTTCCTGAATAAAGAGCCGATGCCCGAGTACAAGGGCCGCTAGGACAAACGGAGTCCTACTGTATGGATGACGGAGCGGGGCAAAGGAACACCCACCTATCCCGCTCCATAAGGATGGCACCTGATGGAGTATGAAGACCTGCTACTGGAGAAAAGTGACGGTATTGCCACCGTTACCCTGAACGCGCCGGAGAAGAGGAATGCCCTCACGTTCGGGATACGCAAAAGTCTAAGCCAGGTCTCGGTTGACCTTGCCGCCGATGATGATGTGAGGGTGGTAATCGTCACTGGTGCCGGCCTGGGGTTCTGCGCCGGGGGAGACCTCAGTGGGGGTGGCGGGGTTGAGCCAACCATGCAGCAACGTATTGAGTTCCTCGGGCCCAGCCATGGAACACACGCCTTCTTCATGCTGGACAAACCGGTGATTTCCGCGGTAAACGGTGCCGCAGTTGGGGCCGGTCTCTCACTCGCACTGAGTACCGACATTCGTATCGCCTCCGATACTGCCAGGTTTGGCGCTGTGTTTGTGCTCCGGGGACTCACACCGGACTGTGGAATTACCTACTGGCTGCCCGGAGCGGTGGGGGCGGCTAAGGCCATGGAGATGATGTTTACCGGCGAGATAATCGATGCTGCCGAAGCGAAACGACTTGGTATTGTCAGCAAGGTAGTGCCACCTGAAGAACTGATGGATACCGCCAGGGAATTGGCCACCAAGATTGCGCAACAGGCCCCGTTCTCGGTAGAACTGACCAAGCGTATGGCATACCGCAGTATCCGTGATAGCTGGAACAGGCAGGTTGAAGTAGAGAGTATCGCCAACCAGATAAGCATGCAGACGGAGGACCACCGGGAAGCAGTGCGTGCTTTCTTTGAACGGCGACCCCAGCCGAAGTTTCAGGGAAGATAGAACGGTCTCCTTCTGCGAACCGTTCAAACAAGCCGGTTGAACACGAGCCCCACCGGCGTCTTGGGGTAGAAGTAGGTTGACTTCCGCGGCATTGTATCCCCGCTATCGGCAACGGCCTTGACAAGCTCGGGATTCACCGGTTCCAGGAAGAAAGTGAGCTGGTATTCCCCATCCAGTACCCTGTCGATTGCCTCCTGGCGGTCCTGGCAGTAGGCGACCCTGGCCTCATTACCCGAGGGGTCTATTTCAAGCAGCTTCTCCAGTATTACGTGGTCGGTGATGGTGACGTCCAGTCTCTCGAACATCGGGGAATGAAAGGACGGCATCATCGTGCCGATGCCTGCGGAATCGCGCAGCCGGAGCAGCAGGACGTCATTGCCGGCAGCACCAAAACAGACCAGCCTTACCTCGTTCGTCCCTGCAGTCAGTTCGTCCACACGCTGCCAAACACCCGGTCCGGTGAATGGGAGATGCTCTATCTCGAAGAAGGCCTCCAGCTTGGCCAGCAGCCCATCTAGAAGTGGCCTCGAAATACCGCGGACCAGCCGGTGAGGCGCCAGGATAATGAGCCCAGGGTCGCTCAGGTCCACCAGTGTCATCATAACGAAGTCAAACG is a genomic window containing:
- a CDS encoding enoyl-CoA hydratase-related protein gives rise to the protein MAYQGWLLEKNEGVATITLNAPDKLNAINRDMSMNLPLVADELAKDDEIRVVIVTGAGRGFCSGADVSMMAGGGASGGPQVSRYQRLQVTGWPHADVFPHLDKPVIAAINGPCVGGGLSLALSCDIRVAAENAFFSVAQVSRALVPDFGLTYYLPLAVGLSKAMELMFTAERFTAADAREFGMVSQVVPPDELMNAANELAAKIAAQAPVSVSLTKRMVWRSMFDSLDRQLDLETWATRIASQTEDHRESVRAFLNKEPMPEYKGR
- a CDS encoding enoyl-CoA hydratase-related protein, which gives rise to MEYEDLLLEKSDGIATVTLNAPEKRNALTFGIRKSLSQVSVDLAADDDVRVVIVTGAGLGFCAGGDLSGGGGVEPTMQQRIEFLGPSHGTHAFFMLDKPVISAVNGAAVGAGLSLALSTDIRIASDTARFGAVFVLRGLTPDCGITYWLPGAVGAAKAMEMMFTGEIIDAAEAKRLGIVSKVVPPEELMDTARELATKIAQQAPFSVELTKRMAYRSIRDSWNRQVEVESIANQISMQTEDHREAVRAFFERRPQPKFQGR